The nucleotide sequence GCCATATGTTTGTCATCGAAGAACGCACGGACGGCAGCTGGCGCGTGATTGCTCATGCCGAGAACCTTGCCGTGGCGGGAGCGAGACGAGGAGACCTGGATGTTGATTCAATCGTGGCCGGTATGTCGGAAACAAAGGAGGGCAACTTCGACGCTTCAGAAACGATTGAGGGATCGGTCTCCTTGTTGGCTCTGGGCGATGAGGATTATCTGGTCAGCTCTCGGCTGCACGGCGGACCTCAACAACCCCGTTGGTTGGTGGTTGCGGCCATGCCGATGACGGCCGTGCGTCACGGGCTCGGGTTCGAGCCCCGCCGCACCTGGATCGCGTTGAGTCTGGTCGCGTTGGGGGGGCTCGTGGTGTCGTGGGTCGTATCGGTTAGGCTTACCCGACCGCTGCGTAGACTCACACGCGAGGTCGCAAATTTGGAGGGAGACGAGGGCGAAGTGTTCGCTTCCACCGGCGCGCCGGTCGAGATCGCGTCTCTGGCTCAGCAGTTCACGGCCATGGCGCGACGGGTGCGCGGGCGGAAAGTGGCCTTGCGGGAGGCGCAGCGTGAATCGGGCCAGCGGGCGGATCGTATTCGGCGAGCCAATACGGCGATGATTCGAGGGGCGGAACTGGTGGCCCGCACGGGGGGCGAAGCCACCGCGATTTTTCGCGAATTCACCCGGGACTGTTGTGACGCGATGGAAGTCAGCACCGCCGCGGTGTGGAGCTTCGATGGTGTCACGCAGCAGTTCCGATTGGTCGTCGGTTACAATCGGGAAGAAAAGCAATATTTTGAACTGCCGGATTTCGGGTCGGAGGCTTTTCCCGAGTATACGGAGGCGATGAGGCGGGACGGACGCGTCATTGTCGAAGATACGAGGACGGACCCGCGCACTCTGAGCCTCCACCGCGATCGCGTGCCTTTGACTACGCGTTTGGCGCTGCTGGATGTCGGTGTATTTGCCGCAGGCAAACTGAACGGTTTTTTCTCGTTTCAGATGATCGAGCCGAAGCGCCGATGGACGACGGAGGACGAAATCCTCGCCGGCGGCATGGCCGACATTGTCGCGCTGCAACGCGAGCGTGAGGCGCGCTTTCAAGCGGAAATTAAATTGCATGATCAAACGCGTCGTCTGGCCCGTCAGGGGAGATCGATCGCGAGGATCGCGGAGGAGTTGGGCCGCTCGGACGAAGTCGAACGCTGGTTTCGACCGGTCACCAAGCTGTGCGCCGAAGCGCTGGAGGCGGAATTCGCGGTGCTGCGGCTCGTGGGAACGCGGGACGAGGGAGATGGATTTGAGCGGGTCGCCGTATATCTGGCTCGGAAAAACAAGCATGCGCCCGGCGTGGCGTTGCGAGGTGATCCGTCCCTCAACCTGATTCGGCGGTTGCGACACGAGCGCACGATCGTGGTCCCCGACACCACGCGCGACGAAGACTATCGCAACTATCTGAACGGTAACATCGACGAGTTGCCGGCCCTGACGTTGCTCAACACCGCCATCGTGTCGCGGGATCGCATCGTGGGGATGTTGGAAGTGCAGGAATCCGACCTGGCGCGAAATTGGACGGAAGACGATCGGCTGTTTTTGGCGGCGGTGGCGGATGTGATTTCCCTGCAATTGGAGACGATCGCGCGGCGCCAGGCCGAGGCGCAGATGATGGAGCGGTCACAGCGTTTGCATCGGTTCAACACCGCGCTGCGCGGACTCGCGACCAATCCGTTGATCAAGGAAAACCCGGATATTGCGTTGCGCGAGTTGACCAAAATTTGTGCGCAGGCGCTGGACGTGGAGCGCAGCAGCGTGTGGCTGTTCCGTGAAGACCCGGAACGGATTGATTTGCACAACCTGTTCGTGCGCGGGGAGGACCGGCATGAATTTGTGGGGTCCATCCTGCGCGAGGGACACGAACCCTATTTCGAGGCGTTGGAAACGGAACGCGTGCTTTCGCTACCCCATGCGCGGACCGATGCCCGCGCGGAAGTGTTCACCGCGAGCTATTTCAAACCACACGATATTTGGTCGCTGTTGGATGCGCCGGTCAGGATGCGGGATCGCGTCGTGGCGGTTATTTGCGTCGAAGCGGTGGGTGCCCCGCGAACGTGGAGCGAAGACGAACAGATATTTCTGGGGGCGCTGACGGATTTGGTTTCCTCCATTTTGGAGGCTCAGTCCCGCAATCTGATCGAGATGGAAATCGAAGCGTCGCAGGAGCGCGTGCGCTTGCTGATTCAAAACGCTCCCTTGGCCGCCATCGATTGGGATCGCAAAGGATGCATTCGGGCGTGGAACCCGGCGGCCGTCCGTATTTTTGGATACAGCGAAGCGGAGGTCGTGGGCAAGCAGGGGTGGTTCATGGTGACGGAACGGAATCGGGCATTCGTGCGGCGAACGATGAAGGAAACCTTGAACATGGCGCGGGCGCGCCTCGATCGACTCGAGTGTCGAACCAAGGACGGTCGAACCATTTATTGCAACTGGCACAACACCGCGATCAAGGATGCCGACCAACGCATCAACGGGGTGATTTCGTTGATCGAAGATGTCACCGAGCAAGTGCGGGCGGAACAGGCTTTGGACCGATCCCGCGAACGACTGCGCTTGTTTGTGGAAGGGGCACCGCTGGGGGTGGTGGATTGGGATCGAAGCATCAAAATCATCGGATGGAATCGAGCGGCCGAGCAGATGTTTGGCTATAGCCAGGAGGAAGCCGCCGAACTGCCCGGACACCTGTTGGTGCCCGAACGTGATCGCACCCGGATGCGCCGGATCTGGCGTGATCTTGCCCGCAATCGCATCGGCCACGTGCCGCAGGTGGTGAACCTGACCCGGGACGGTCGGGAGATCGTGTGCGATTGGTATAGCACGGTGTTGCGCGACGACCGGGGACGGATGATCGGGGTGATCTCGATTATCGAGGACGTGACGCAACGGGTGACGGCGGAGCGGGAGATTCGTGCCCTCAATGCCGGGCTCGAACGGCGGGTGGCCGAGCGCACAAAAGAACTGCTGCAGGCCAATGATCGCCTGCGTGAAGTCGACCGGTTGAAGACGGAGTTTCTGGCGACCATGAGTCACGAGCTCCGCACGCCGCTCAACTCGATCATCGGCTTCAGCACCATTTTGAAGGAAGGCATGGCGGGTCCCCTGAATGCGGAACAGTCGGCGCAGATCAAACGCGTGCACGCCTCGGGCAAACACCTGCTCACCCTCATCAATGATTTGTTGGACCTATCGAAAATCGAGGCCGGCCGCATGCGCTTGAACATCGAAACGTTCGATCCGGGGGAAGTGCTGCAGGAACTGGCGGACACCCTTCAACCGATGGTCATGGTCAAAAATCTGGCGTTTGTCGTCGTGAACGACGTATCCGATTTAAGGATAATCAGCGATCGCGGGCGGATTTATCAGGTGCTCGTCAACCTCGCCAACAACGCGGTGAAGTTCACGGAGTCCGGTCAGGTGACCGTGCGTTTAGGTGTGGAGGGCGAGGGCGTGAAGTTTGAGGTGCGGGACACTGGTCCCGGCATACCCATGGACAAACGCGATCGTTTGTTCGAAGCGTTTCGCCAAGTCGACGGATCGGCCCAGCGCCGATTTGAAGGCACCGGGTTGGGGCTGTATCTGAGCCGAAAACTGGTGACCATGTTGGGCGGGCGGATTGGCGTCGACAGTGAGACCGGTCAGGGCTCGAACTTCTATTTTTGGATTCCGCAGCATTTGCCCGAGTCCTACGGAGAGTCGACGCCACCCATCCTGCCATCATGAAGCATCCGAATATTCTGGTTGTTGAAGACAACGAGACGAACCTGTATCTCGTTCGTTTCCTGCTCGAACAGGCTGGTATGACCGTGACCCACGTCGAAAACGGCTTGGAGTGCCTGGCTGCCGTCGCTTCTCAGGAACCGGACCTGATTTTGATGGATCTGCTCATGCCGGTGATGGATGGGTTCGAAACGGCGCAGCGATTGCAACGTGACGAAAAAACTCGGTCGATCCCGATCATCGCTTCGTCGGCCTACGCGCAACGCGACCATCAACAACGGGCGATGGAAAGTGGCTTCTGCCATTACATCGCCAAGCCCTTTGATCCGATGACGTTCGTCGATACGGTGCGGCGGTATTTACCCGAACGACCGGAATCGGCGGAGTGACGCGCTTTCGGCGCGGGAACTGTATCCAAGGCGACGCAGCGCGCGGTGGCGCATGACGAACGCGACGGAGCTTGGGTCGTGAGTTGATGACGGTCAGCACGCGGGGAGGCAGGATTATCGCGCGCGAGCGCCGCTCCTACGGGTGATGGGGCGGCGGGTTCTCGCAAGTCGCTCACTTGCCACCATACCACACACCGCGACGCCAGTTGTGTTGGCGTAGCTTGACCAGCAATTCGTCAGGCATTTCCGGCAGGTCGCTGACACCGCAGTTGGCCTCGGCTTGGGCGACGGTGCGAATACCAGGAATGACCAAACTGACTGCCGGGTGGGACAACACGAATTTTAAAGCGGCCTGCGGCATGGTGTAGCCCGAGTCCGCGACGTCGGCCTTGATGGCTTCGACGCGTTTGACGACGCGCGCCATCCGGTCCCCCGCAAAATAGTCGGCGCGAAAATCGTCGGCATCGAACGTGGTGTCGGCACTGAATTTCCCGGTCAAGGCACCTTCGTCAAACGCGACGCGAACGATGATGCCGACCCCGCATTCCGCGGCGACTTCGAGCAGCTCGGCCGCCGGTTCTTGTTCGAGAATATTGTAGATGACCTGCACGGAATCGACCCAGCCGCCGCGCATGAGATCAATCACGCTGTTTTGATCCTGTTCCGGCGTGGAGACCCCGATGAGCCCGACTTTACCCTCGGTCTGCAATTGTCGCAGGATCTTGAACGGCGTGGGATTACGGTTCCACGCTCGCGTCCAAGTGTGCAGTTGCAAGAGATCGATTTTGTCGGTGCCCAGGCAGTCGAGTCGTTCCGCGATATTGGCGCGCAGATACGCTTCGGAATAGCGGTCCTCGGCTTGGCAATACGGGGAGGGCGGCCACTCGCCATCGGCCGGAGGCGTTTTGGTGGCCACGAAAATGGACTCCGTTTTACCGGCGGCTTTTCGTTCGCGCAGCACCTGCCCGATCAGCTTTTCGCTGCGGCCGTTGCCGTAACCGGCGGCGGTGTCGATGAACGTGCAGCCCAGGTCGAGCGCCCGATGCAACGCGGCAAGGGAGTCGGTGTCGTCCTGAGCGCCCCAGGAGCCGCCGATGGCCCAGGCGCCGTAGCCGATTTCGGATGTCGTGAGGTCGTGGTGGCCGAATTTGCGGTATTTCATCTTTGCCGAGAGTTTAATCACGGCGCACTTGCCTCCCGCACGACTTTTTCGGTCTCACCGCCGCCAACTGTTAAACACGGTGGTTCGCTCGCTGGTTGGTCCGCTCGCCGGCAATAGTTTCATTCATGCGTGACATCACGACATTCGTTTGCAGTTTGGACGGAGTGAGCGTTTACCCCTTTCGTAACTTTGCTCTATTCTGCGGCTTAACATCCGTCGCTTGGGGACAGCTAACGTTCGAGTTCGATTTCGCCGACGTCAATACGGGCTTCAATGACCCCACCCTCGGCGCGGAGCGGAGAGCGAGTTTGGCGAGTGGAGCTAATTTGCTCGCGAACTATTTCACGACTGCCGCGCCTCGCACGGTTAAAATAACCGTCAATGCCTCGCAGAGCGACGGCAGCGGATTTTTGGCCTCGGCGGGCGGGATCACTTACGTGGGGGCCGGGTTTCAGGCCAATTTCCCCATGCAGGTGATTCAGTCAGGCGATCACTCCGGACAGTCCTCCCATGGATCGATGACGTGGGATTTCGGATACACATGGGATTACGATAATTCGATCTCTTCCGGGGCCTACGACTTTCAACGGGTGGCCATGCACGAACTCACCCATGTGCTGGGATTTTCCTCCTACATCGGCAGTGACGGCGCCGGGTTGTTCGATGGCAATCCCACGACCTATTCGTATTTCGACCAGTTCCTCACCGATGCGAGTGGTAACGCATTGGTCGATTCCTCCGGCAATTATCAGGGCGGCACGATTTTGTCCGACGGGGTGAGCAGTGATGTTTATTTCAACGGCGCCAATGCCGTGGCCGCCAACGGAGGTGAGCGGGTGCACATGTATTCTCCATCCAGCTACAACGGAGGCAGTAGCTTGAGCCATTTGGACACGGATTTTTACGGCAGTGTCGGCTACATCATGACCCATGCGGTGAGTTCCGGTGCGTCCGTGCGGGAGTTCAGCGCCATCGAGTTGGGTATCCTGACGGATTTGGGTTACACGGTGTCGGCAGTGCCGGAACCGTCGACGCTGGCGTTGTGGTGGGGCGGGGTGTGCTTACTGAGCACGACGATGCGTCGGCGGGCGGTCAGAGCCGATCGAGCTTAGAAGCCCATCGCGGCGGCACTGGGCCGACGCGGGTCGGCCACGCCGATGAAGTGGTCGGAATCCTTGACCATGATGCTGTTGGCGGTGCCGATGCGGGGCGCGGCGGCTTCGCTCTCCAGCGCGTAGAATTTTCGCAACGCGAAGGTATGTCCCATCGCTTCCAACGTCGCCAAGGTCTCCTCGGTCGCCAATCCGGCTTCGTTGGTGATGCGATCGGGTTGCCACTGGTGATGGAGGCGCGGCGCCGCCACGGCCTCCGCCAAGGTCATGTCGTGGTCGATGACGTTGAGCATGACCTGTAACACCGTGGTGATGATGGAGGGGCCGCCGGGGGACCCCGTCACCAAAAAGGGACGACCGTCCCGCAGCACGATTGTTGGCGTCATCGAGGAAAGCGGACGTTTGCCGGGCTTGATGGCGTTGGCCTCACTTTGCAGCAGACCGAACATGTTTTTCACCCCGACTTTGGCGGTGAAATCGTCCATCTCGTTGTTGAGCAGAAAACCGGCCCCCGCCACGGTCACACCGCTGCCGTAATTGCCATTGAGCGTGTAGGTGCAGCTGACGACGTTTCCGGCCGCATCCACCGCGCCAAAGTGCGTCGTCTCGGTCGACTCGACCCACGTAGGCAGGCCGCGTCGGAGCTCGCCGCTGGGCGTGGCTCGATCGGGGTCGAAGTCGGCCATCAATCCCCGAATGTAGGCGGGGGCCGTCAGACGGTCTTGCGGGACGGCATGAAAATCGGGGTCGCCCAAATATTCCGCCCGATCCCGAAACGCACGACGCATGACCTCGATCACCACATGGATGCGGTCGGCTGAGTTGGCCCCCATGGCCCGCAGGTCATACGGCTCCAGCATGCCCAGCATCTGCTGAAGGGCGATGCCGCCCGAACTCGGCGGCGGCATGGTGATGAATTCAAAACCTCGATACGTGCCTCGCAGCACGGGGCGTTCGATCACGCGATAGGCGCCGAGGTCCGCCAAGGTGATCACTCCGCCATCGCGGGTCTGGGAATTTGCGATCAAGGCAGCGGTTTCACCGTGATAAAAATCTGACGCCCCTTCGTGCTGCAGTCGTTCCAGGGTCGTCGCCAAGTCCGGTTGCGCGAAGCGCTCGTCGGGTTGATAGAAGTCACCGCCGCGGAGGAATATCCGGCGGGACTCGGCATGGGAAGCGAGCCATTCACGGTGGTCGCGCAGGTGTTGGGCAAGGTCGGCGGACAGCGGGAATCCGTCGTGGGCGAGCCGGCGGGCCGGTTCCAATACTTGGTCCCAAGTGATGTTGCCGGAACCATATTTTCCCCAGGCGTGCACCAGCCCGGCGACGGTTCCCGGGACGCCACTCGCGAGGGCTCCTGCGGTGGAAAGACCTGGCGCGACCGCGCCGTTCTCGTCGAGATACATGTTACGATGAGCCGCAGCCGGGGCCACCTCACGAAAATCCAGCGCGACCGCTGCACCGTCGGCCGGGTGGATCACCATGAATCCACCGCCACCCAGATTGCCCGCTCGGGGCACAGTGACCGCGAGGGCGAATCCGGTGGCGACGGCGGCGTCGATGGCATTGCCTCCGGCTCGCATGATCTCGATACCGGCCGCCGAGGCGAATCCGTCGGCCGACACCACCATGCCGCGGGACGACTCCACGACCGTGGGTGGTTGGGCGACGCTCGTCGAAGTCCACGCGCAGCCCCCCAGCACCAGCCCATAGCACAACCGTTTCAACCCATGACGCATCATCGGCCCACCTTGCGACCCGCTTGGCGGCGAGGCAATGTCATGGCATGGTTTTAATCTGGTAAACTTCGATCAAAGCGACGCCACCGCTGCCCGAGGCGCTGGTCGCCTGCAGGGTGTAGGCACCGGGAGCGAGCTCGATGAGCAGGGCGCTGTCCGAGTTTGATTCATCCAAGGGAAACGCACCGACATCGGCGGCGGCCGTCCGCACGGCTTCGGCCTGCGCCGATTGAAACCATCCCTGGTTACGCGCGATAATTTCGCTGCCGACGAGCAAAGTAAGCACGGGGTCGGTGAGCGCATCCGCGACGCCATGCGTGAGTAATCCCGGACCGACGGCGCGCAGCAGCACCGTTTGGGGGGCGGAACCGGAAACGACCAAACCGGCGGTGAGCACATCGTTACCGCCGCCGACCCGCCCCCGCACGGCGAGATTGGCGAGGTTGCCGGCGTTGGTCGCGCGGTCCAAGTCGTAGACTTCGACGAGACCTACACCAGTTTCGCCGCCGCCTCCCTCCATTACCGCCGTGTAGGCACCGGGGTCCAGCGTGGTAAGAATCGCGCTGTCGCCGCCGTCGTTCGGCAGGGCAAAGGCGCCCGCAGCTCCGGCCGCAACGCGGAGTGCGATCGCATCCGGCGACGCGGTCCAATCGGAGTTGGACGAGAGGGGCGTGGTGCCCTGAAACAACGAGAGTTGAGGAACGGTCAACGCGTCGCCGATGTTGAAAGGAGCGGATCGGAGCGCCGGCCCCACGCCGCGAATCAGGACGCGTTTGGGGCCGTCGTTGATCACGAACCCCGGGATGAGCACGTCGTCATTCTGGCCGACGCGGGCCCGGGCGGAGAGATTGACCAGTCCGCCGGAAGGCGCAGTGCGGGCGAGTCGCTGCAACTGGCTTTGATTCAGATCACAAATAAGCACGTCGCCGGTGAGCGGATCGGTGGTGAAATCCACAATCCAGTCTTCTTGCGCGATCTCGATGACGTTGCGATCAGGCACGGGCGACTCGCCGGTTTGAAACAGCGCCCAGATCCGACCACTGACGAAATCGGCGCACAAATACGCGCCCTCGAACTCCGGAAACTTGTCGCCGCGATACACCACGCCGCCGGTAAGGGACAGTCCCTGATCATGCGCGTAATCCCAGATGGGTTCCGTCAACGGCGCGTCGGCCGTGGCGGGCGCGGTCTCCGGACCGGGCACGAACCCTTCGCGATACGGCCAACCGTAGTTGCCGCCCGCCGTGATGATATTCACCTCTTCGCGCTCATCCAAACCGACGTCGGCGACCCAAATGGCGCCGGTCGCGGCATCGCGTGTCATGCGGAACGGATTGCGCAGGCCCAAGGCAAAAATCTCGGTGCGCCCGGCGTCAGCGTTGAACGATTCCCCCTGATACGTGGTGACGCCCACGAACGGGTTGTCGGCGGGAACGCGGTAGGTGCCGGGATGGACCGAAGGGTGGGGATGAGGTATCAGATTTTCAGGGCGTTGGTCGACGTCGATCCGCACGACCATGCCGAAGAAGTCGCGATCAATGCGTTGGCGGCTGGCACGGGTGTCGGTGTTGCCGTGGGCGTCGCCGTCTCCAATTGCCAAATACAGATAACCGTCGGCGCCGAAAAACATTTGGCCACCGTCGTGACTGCCCATGCGGGTGGGCCGACTGATCAGGGGAACCTCGGAGTCGAGCGAAGCCACCCCGTGCGCCGGATCATCCACCGTGAAGCGTCCGAGCCGTTGCACGAAGCCGTTGCCGGTATCGACGGAATACCACAGGAAGAATTCACCGTTCGACGCGAAGTCCGGATGAAAGGCCAGCGCGAGCAGGCCGAAATCCGTGGCGGAGTCGCCCAACCGCGCGGAGATATCGATGAACACGTCTCTTTTCGGGACGTAACGATCGCGCACCACGGCGACGCGCCCCGCCCGTTCGACGACGAAAAAGCGTTCGGTTTCACCCGGTGCGAAAACCAGTTCGACCGGGTTGGTGAATGAAACCTCCGCGAAGGCGGGTTCGGTCTGGTAGAGCGGGGTGTTGGCCTCGGCGCTGGTCGTCCCGATCACGCCCGCTGCCGCAGTTAAAAATAACAGAGGTGACAGCGAGCGATTCATGAGCGTGGAGACACCCGGCGAGGCTAAAACCGCTACTCTACGGGAACCAGTCGCACGACGCGGTTGGGTCCATTGAGAGCGATGTAGATGGTGCCGTCCGGACCGGATGCGACGTCGCGGCAACGACCGAAACCTTCAAAAATCACTTCCTGTTCGACCACCTGCCCGGCTTCGATGACGACCCGACGCACGTGTTGCTGGGCGAGGGCGGTGACGAGGAGATTGCCCTTCCAGGCCGGGAACGCGTTGCCTTCGTAGAAATCGATGCCGCACACCGCGATCGAGGGCGTCCAATGCGTGACGGGCTGGTCCATGCCGTCCCGGGCGGTCTCAGCCGTGATGGGCGTGCCGTTGTAATTCATGCCGTAGGTGATTACGGGCCAGCCGTAGTTGTGACCTTTTTCGATTATGTTGAGTTCGTCGCCGCCGCGGGGGCCGTGTTCGGTATCCCAAAGTCGACCATCCTGGGGATCGATGTCCAAGCCCTGGGGGTTGCGATGGCCGTAGCTCCAGATCGAGGCGATCGCGCCGGGTTCATGCACGAAGGGGTTGTCAGCCGGGACGCGTCCGTCGTCGTGTAAACGATGAATTTTGCCGTTGGGCCGGCCGAGATCCTGGGCGTGCTCGCTGGAGCCGCGATCGCCGATGGAGAAGTAAATGTAACCGTGGTCATCGAACGCGATGCGGCTGCCGTAGTGCGGTCCGCCCGGTCGGCGGTAGAGTTCCACGTCGGCGGCAAAGATGACTTCCTCGTCGGTCCAGGTTCCGTCACTGATACGGCCGCGCACGACCTTGGTGAAGCTGACGTTATCTCCCGCGGCGTTCACCTGCGGGTCGCTGAAGGTGAGGTAGATCCAACCGTTGCGTGCGTAGTCCGGATGCGGCGCGACTTCCAGCAGACCGGCTTGGCCGCTGCTGTCGACCCATGGCGTGTCCATGATCGCGGGCGAGAGTTCACCATCGCGGAAAAGGCGCAGCGTGCCCGATTTTTCGGTCACGAGCATCGTGCCGTCGGGCAACCAATTGAGCGACCAGGGCGTGTCGATGTCGTCGATCACGGTTTCGATCCGATAGCGTTGTGCCGACGTGTTGAATACATGCTCCGAATCGGGCATGGGCAAAGAATCCGGCCGGCGCACGTAACCGGCCCGGCGTTCGCGCAGGTAAACGACCAATGCCCGAATTTCGGCATCGGTCAGCGCCGGGCCCCACGCGGGCATGCCTTGGTCGAGCGCCCCCTCGGTAATGACGCGGGCGATATCGGCATCGGTGCCGCCGTGCACCCACTCGTCGTCGAGCATGCTGGGAGCGCTGCCGCCGGCGAGATTGGCGCCGTGGCAACTCGCGCAGAATTGAGCATAAATATCCTCAGCGTCGCGCGATTGCGCACAGGCGGGGCTCGTGAACAAAAGTGCGCCGACACTGATGAGGAGTGAGGCAGGCGGAAGGGATGATCTCATGATGGGGGAAAGCGCGACAGCGAAGTGAGTTACCGCTCCGACGCAACCGGGGCCAACGCAATCACCAGCTCACGTGCCCGAGTAGACAGTTGGGTTGGGTCGAAATCCACCGGAGCGTCCAACGGCCGCAGCCCGCTCGCGACAAAGACCGCATCGGCGCCCACGTGGATGAACTCGACTGCATTGGCCGCAGTGACGCCACCGACCGGAAACAATTTCACGGTGGGAAACTCCGCTCGGATGTCGCGCACGTAGGCCGGACCAAAGTCGTCCTGGGAGGGGTAGAGTTTGATCGCATCGGCGCCGGCCTCGATGGCCGCGGCTATCTCGGAGCGCGAATTTACGCCACAGATCACCGGCACATGATGGCGCCGACACAATAGAATCACCTCGGGGCGGACGGCGGGAGTGCTGAGAAAGCGCGCCCCGGCCAGGATCGCCCGGCGGGCGGTGTCGGTATCGACGATCGTGCCGACTCCGAAAAAGAAATCGGGCATTGCCTTCGTGGTGGCCGCGATGAAGTCCGGGACGGCCGGACACGTCATCGACAGTTCGAGGCAATGAATTCCCCCGGCGGCCAGAGCTTCGGCTCGGACCTGCAATTGCTCCGCGTTATCGACCGACGACAGAGCAATGATGCGTTGGTCGCAGATACGAGCGAGGACGTCGGCTTTGAGCATGGCGCTGAAGTTGGACGGTCAGTGGATGGCTCGCAACGGCGCGTTTGAGTGCCGTGCGATTGGGAAGGTAGGGCGGTTTCGCCGAAACCGCCGCTCAGGTGGGCGTGGCAGGAAGGAACGGTGGCGGTGGGGCAACGCAGCGGCGCGCTCGGCGAGCACGCCCTACCGGATTGCTTCGTTGAATCCGATTCAGCGGGGCGCTTCGTCGAGTGCGGCGGTTCTCGTAATCGCGCGATTGGGAAGGTAGGGAGGTTTCGCCGAAACCGCCGCTCACGTGGGCGTGGCAGGAAGTGACGGTGTCAGGCGGGGCAACGTGGCGGCGCGCTCGGCGAGCACGCCCTACCGGATTGCTTCGTTGAATCCGATTCAGCGGGGCGCTTCGTCGAGTGCGGCGGTTCTCGTAATCGTGCGATTGGGAAGGTAGGGCGGTTTCGCCGAAACCGCCGCTCAGGTGGGCGTGGCAGGAAGGAACGGTGGCGGTGGGGCAACGCAGCGGCGCGCTCGGCGAGCACGCCCTACCTTGCATCATTACCGGAACTCGAACGTTCTGCTTGGAGCGTAACATGGTGCCCAGGGCGGGACTCGAACCCGCACACCTTTCGGCACAGGCTTCTGAGACCTGCGTGTCTACCAATTCCACCACCTGGGCGATGACGGGGAGGGAGGACGAGACGATGCACTTCCGGGCTTGGCAAGTCCGGAATTACAGAACCTTGCTCAGCGCACGTAGAGGGCGAGATCCGCACGGGCTTCCTGCATCTCGTTAAGGATGCGGTGCGCGTGGTTCAGGAGCTCCTTGCCGGGCGGAGTGAGGCGGATCTTTCGTCCCCGGCGATCGACGAGGCGGAGCTGGAGCTCGTCCTCGAGTGATTTAATCGAGTGGCTGACGGCGGATTGCGTCACGTTCAACTCTTTGGCGGCCAGCGTGAAGCTCCCAACTTTGACCAAAGTGACGAAGGCGAGAAGTTTTCGGCTATCGAGAATCGGCATGAGTCGGTTTGATGAGGTCGCGCATATTTCGATGTGGCAGCCTCTTCGATAGCATCAACCGAGCCAGTTTGATTCTTAATACCGTAAAATCGCCGCCAATTGACTGTTAACGGATTGGCGGCAGGCCGGGCGCGGTCATTCGCGCTCAGGCGTAGCGCTCTTCTTTCCACGGATCGGCCCCGTTCGAGTAACCCCGAATTTCCCAAAATCCGAGTTTGTCCGCGGTAAGAAAATGCACGCCTTTGACGAACTTGGTGCCTTTCCACGCATACAGTTTCGGAATGATCACGCGCGCGGGGCCGCCGTGTTCGCGACTGACGGGCTCACCCTCAAAATGCGTGGCAATCATCACATCATCGTCGAGGCATTGGGCCAACGGGACGTTGGTCGAGTAGCCGTCGTAGCCGGTGA is from Synoicihabitans lomoniglobus and encodes:
- a CDS encoding PAS domain S-box protein; the encoded protein is MLLPRLRIDGFQFRVAAAMGGMVVVGCLAMAMLNRHSEERIGRTFAETLVEQELQQTVREARELTDRVIRFREAMAALSADEAVGESTPRDMMLALAPRFLVEPSLSQVGYTVSTSGDYAFLHRGADDRVMLRSYETAADGTVRIFEAAVNTSGRLTAETLARGGEFDARERPIYQEAIKMERAGWIDSDGSAGDEEATASFGVPLAAPLRDSTGAVIGVVDVSLDPAALAAFGREMQRDILGHMFVIEERTDGSWRVIAHAENLAVAGARRGDLDVDSIVAGMSETKEGNFDASETIEGSVSLLALGDEDYLVSSRLHGGPQQPRWLVVAAMPMTAVRHGLGFEPRRTWIALSLVALGGLVVSWVVSVRLTRPLRRLTREVANLEGDEGEVFASTGAPVEIASLAQQFTAMARRVRGRKVALREAQRESGQRADRIRRANTAMIRGAELVARTGGEATAIFREFTRDCCDAMEVSTAAVWSFDGVTQQFRLVVGYNREEKQYFELPDFGSEAFPEYTEAMRRDGRVIVEDTRTDPRTLSLHRDRVPLTTRLALLDVGVFAAGKLNGFFSFQMIEPKRRWTTEDEILAGGMADIVALQREREARFQAEIKLHDQTRRLARQGRSIARIAEELGRSDEVERWFRPVTKLCAEALEAEFAVLRLVGTRDEGDGFERVAVYLARKNKHAPGVALRGDPSLNLIRRLRHERTIVVPDTTRDEDYRNYLNGNIDELPALTLLNTAIVSRDRIVGMLEVQESDLARNWTEDDRLFLAAVADVISLQLETIARRQAEAQMMERSQRLHRFNTALRGLATNPLIKENPDIALRELTKICAQALDVERSSVWLFREDPERIDLHNLFVRGEDRHEFVGSILREGHEPYFEALETERVLSLPHARTDARAEVFTASYFKPHDIWSLLDAPVRMRDRVVAVICVEAVGAPRTWSEDEQIFLGALTDLVSSILEAQSRNLIEMEIEASQERVRLLIQNAPLAAIDWDRKGCIRAWNPAAVRIFGYSEAEVVGKQGWFMVTERNRAFVRRTMKETLNMARARLDRLECRTKDGRTIYCNWHNTAIKDADQRINGVISLIEDVTEQVRAEQALDRSRERLRLFVEGAPLGVVDWDRSIKIIGWNRAAEQMFGYSQEEAAELPGHLLVPERDRTRMRRIWRDLARNRIGHVPQVVNLTRDGREIVCDWYSTVLRDDRGRMIGVISIIEDVTQRVTAEREIRALNAGLERRVAERTKELLQANDRLREVDRLKTEFLATMSHELRTPLNSIIGFSTILKEGMAGPLNAEQSAQIKRVHASGKHLLTLINDLLDLSKIEAGRMRLNIETFDPGEVLQELADTLQPMVMVKNLAFVVVNDVSDLRIISDRGRIYQVLVNLANNAVKFTESGQVTVRLGVEGEGVKFEVRDTGPGIPMDKRDRLFEAFRQVDGSAQRRFEGTGLGLYLSRKLVTMLGGRIGVDSETGQGSNFYFWIPQHLPESYGESTPPILPS
- a CDS encoding response regulator, coding for MKHPNILVVEDNETNLYLVRFLLEQAGMTVTHVENGLECLAAVASQEPDLILMDLLMPVMDGFETAQRLQRDEKTRSIPIIASSAYAQRDHQQRAMESGFCHYIAKPFDPMTFVDTVRRYLPERPESAE
- a CDS encoding aldo/keto reductase, whose product is MKYRKFGHHDLTTSEIGYGAWAIGGSWGAQDDTDSLAALHRALDLGCTFIDTAAGYGNGRSEKLIGQVLRERKAAGKTESIFVATKTPPADGEWPPSPYCQAEDRYSEAYLRANIAERLDCLGTDKIDLLQLHTWTRAWNRNPTPFKILRQLQTEGKVGLIGVSTPEQDQNSVIDLMRGGWVDSVQVIYNILEQEPAAELLEVAAECGVGIIVRVAFDEGALTGKFSADTTFDADDFRADYFAGDRMARVVKRVEAIKADVADSGYTMPQAALKFVLSHPAVSLVIPGIRTVAQAEANCGVSDLPEMPDELLVKLRQHNWRRGVWYGGK